One genomic window of Paramormyrops kingsleyae isolate MSU_618 chromosome 20, PKINGS_0.4, whole genome shotgun sequence includes the following:
- the LOC111850783 gene encoding E3 ubiquitin-protein ligase TRIM35-like, translating into MAAKTSSMDEELSCCICSDFFRDPVFLKCAHSFCGACLQRFWAQNSSRECPLCRRKSSVGDPPLNIVLRNVVELYSKQRSEREVVEKSASRCSLHGEKILLFCIEDQEPICVVCLTAKKRRNHQLCPVEEAVQDKKKDVRASLILLKEKLEKFTKVKQEFEETAKHIKSQSQQTEKRIKEEFEKLHQFLREEEEARLSVLREEEVQKSKRMKDEIENISQQVSTLSEKIRDIEKIMEAEDISFLKTIKYIKEKAQCSLQYPKLPSGALIDVTKHLGSLRFKVWEKMLEIVQYTPVTLDLNTAHPWLSVSDDLTSLRDTGVKQQLPDNPERFTHYVNVLGSEGFNSGKRSWEVTLGDKSEWDVGVVKGSAMRRGKFTCSPQNGFWVIGLRNGDEYKAFTSPSTRLRVKWKPRRIRVQLDYDRGEVSFFNPADMSLIYTFKDRFTGTLFPVFSPCVNNKGSNTGALKICPVRLSVTAESDRVLIYQ; encoded by the exons ATGGCTGCTAAAACTTCATCTATGGACGAGGAGCTCTCTTGTTGCATTTGCTCTGATTTCTTCAGGGATCCTGTCTTCCTGAAGTGTGCCCACAGCTTCTGTGGAGCCTGTCTGCAGAGGTTCTGGGCACAGAACAGCTCTCGGGAGTGTCCACTGTGCCGGAGGAAATCCTCTGTGGGCGATCCCCCTCTTAACATCGTCTTAAGAAACGTTGTGGAACTGTATTCAAAGCAAAGGAGTGAAAGAGAGGTGGTAGAGAAGAGTGCATCTCGCTGCAGTCTCCATGGAGAGAAAATTCTGCTCTTCTGTATAGAAGACCAGGAGCCCATCTGTGTGGTGTGTCTCACTGCAAAGAAACGGAGAAACCACCAACTCTGTCCAGTGGAAGAAGCTGTGCAGGATAAGAAG AAGGACGTCAGGGCTTCACTGATTTTATTAAAGGAAAAGCTGGAGAAGTTTACAAAAGTTAAGCAAGAGTTTGAGGAAACAGCCAAACACATCAAG AGTCAGTCCCAGCAAACCGAGAAGAGGATAAAGGAGGAATTTGAGAAACTCCATCAGTTcctgagagaggaagaggaggccagACTGTCTGTACTGAGAGAGGAAGAGGTGCAGAAGAGCAAGAGGATGAAGGATGAGATAGAAAACATCTCCCAACAGGTCTCCACCCTGTCAGAGAAGATCAGAGATATTGAGAAGATCATGGAAGCTGAAGACATCTCCTTCTTGAAG ACCATCAAGTACATCAAGGAAAA AGCCCAGTGCTCACTGCAGTACCCAAAGCTGCCTTCAGGGGCACTGATAGATGTGACCAAACACCTGGGCTCTCTGAGGTTCAAAGTCTGGGAGAAGATGCTGGAGATTGTGcagtaca CTCCTGTGACCCTAGACCTGAACACTGCACACCCCTGGCTCTCTGTGTCTGATGATCTAACCAGTCTGAGAGACACTGGAGTTAAACAGCAGTTACCCGACAACCCCGAGAGGTTCACTCACTATGTGAATGTGCTGGGCTCTGAGGGGTTTAACTCAGGAAAACGCAGCTGGGAGGTGACATTGGGGGACAAATCTGAGTGGGATGTAGGAGTGGTAAAGGGATCCGCCATGAGGAGGGGGAAGTTTACATGCAGCCCACAGAATGGATTCTGGGTAATAGGTCTGCGGAATGGTGATGAGTACAAAGCATTCACTTCACCATCAACCCGCCTGAGAGTGAAGTGGAAACCGCGGAGGATCAGAGTGCAGCTGGACTATGACAGGGGGGAGGTGTCCTTCTTCAACCCTGCTGACATGTCACTCATCTACACCTTTAAAGACAGGTTCACTGGGACCCTGTTTCCAGTTTTCTCTCCATGTGTGAATAATAAAGGAAGCAACACTGGAGCCCTGAAGATCTGCCCAGTAAGGCTGTCTGTGACAGCGGAGTCTGATCGAGTCCTCATATACCAGTAA